The proteins below are encoded in one region of Hordeum vulgare subsp. vulgare chromosome 3H, MorexV3_pseudomolecules_assembly, whole genome shotgun sequence:
- the LOC123440814 gene encoding putative glutaredoxin-C2, with the protein MAERVRWLASQRAVVIFGASNCCMCHAVKTLFTEMGVSWTVHELDKDPRGKDVERALAGMVGRTPPVPAVFIGGRLVGTTDQIMTLHVGGQLVPLLRQAGAIWL; encoded by the coding sequence ATGGCGGAGAGGGTGAGGTGGCTGGCGTCGCAGCGCGCGGTGGTGATCTTCGGGGCGAGCAACTGCTGCATGTGCCACGCGGTGAAGACGCTCTTCACGGAGATGGGCGTCAGCTGGACGGTGCACGAGCTGGACAAGGACCCCCGTGGGAAGGACGTCGAGAGGGCGCTCGCCGGCATGGTCGGACGGACCCCGCCGGTACCGGCCGTCTTCATCGGCGGCAGGCTCGTCGGCACCACTGACCAGATCATGACGCTGCACGTCGGCGGCCAGCTCGTGCCGCTCCTCCGCCAAGCGGGCGCTATCTGGCTCTGA